ATAACAAAACTCTTTATGTTTTGGTACCGTACCCTGATAGTGTGTCGTTTTCTGGACCACAGGTTTATCAGTACTGTGTTGTGGTCCTTCACTAGAAACAGGTTCATTGCTAGAAGTTGCACCAttaatttctaaaataaaaaaacaattcaatcGGTTACCATTTTGTTACGACTTTATCACGCGCACGTACGGCGTCAATGTTGTGTCTCTTCAGCATGGACCAGTGTGAGACACAATGTtgacgcgcgcgttcaaatgCTCAACTTTTGTACGCATGCACGCGCGCGTCAACTGTGTCTGgtgaaaacattttataaaaaaccGTTGAAGTACGATCATTCCTTATGTTGTGCAGATATAAAGACGAAACATAGATGTTACGTACCAACAACATTAACTTGGATATTTCGACGGCGAGTTTTAAAATCAACGGTGACTTGATTGCTGTTTCTTATATAAACATCAGCAACACATTCATACACGCCTCTGTCGCTTTCATCCACTTCTTTGATTTCTAGGTATTCTCCTTTTTGTATTCGGAATTTATCATTTGACTCGCtaatgacatttttatttttcctcCACTCGTATTTAGTTTCATTTACTGAAGTAACTTGGCATGCTATTCGTTCGTTTTGGCCGCCGACAGTGAGAGTTTGATTGGTACGTAATCCATTGAATTCTGGCTCTTCTGAAATCAGAAATCGAGAACAAACTTAATCATACAGTACTAAACTAAACAATCATATTATGTTCGTATTTCGGGTAATATGGAAATGTGTAGACTATGAATAACAACACTATACTCGAAAGTCCCATATTTTTCTACTCTTATGACACACCAAGCAGCAGAGCAATGAAACATTAGGTTCTTACTGCATCTCCTACTGTATTTGAACACTCagtaggacgcaacgcaagcaagttgaccaatggtAAGACAGTTTGAACAATCCATCgtctctgattggtcaaatcacttgtaTTGCGTCTTTAGTGCGGAAACCAAGCATTAACCAATACAATAAAGACAGATACTTACGGTACACGTACAAATGAATGAAGTCGTTACCATCATCATTTGAACACGAGTAATTTCCCTGGTTTCCAAATTGGACACTTGTTATCTCTAATTGCACGAGTGTGAGATTGGAGTTGGCCACTTGTaacgaaaataaaaaatcattaatttgtattgtcccccaaaatcatgaaaaatttattaattaaatcagactttgaatatgttattttgtagttttaaaaagttaatcactttcgtagaaaataaaaaacaaaacaaaataatgttttcacttctaaagtgacaaaataaatgcttaaattcaaccaaaaccccattggctggcagttaatttgaccatttttttctttaaattacagtttttccaggtaaatacatttttttttcaatccaatttttggtcaaagtggataactattaggtgatattaaaatggcatatttaaccaaaatgttgaattattttttctgggggacaatacatctttaaactacctgtaggcctataacacatTATCCACGGCGAtgaattaagctctgtctctaCACATCAAATTTTATGGGACAAAACATATATGATTCATTCAAGATTAGTTATAAATGAGTTATATTTTGAGTATTTATTTGCTGTTTGAA
This region of Antedon mediterranea chromosome 8, ecAntMedi1.1, whole genome shotgun sequence genomic DNA includes:
- the LOC140056725 gene encoding neogenin-like isoform X1; translated protein: MNYSTIMKALSLILFAVFVLQDTDGSVHVTPVGNFATRKVGEDFKAFCGFTDGTQRPKWQYDGEDIPEGVANSNLTLVQLEITSVQFGNQGNYSCSNDDGNDFIHLYVYQEPEFNGLRTNQTLTVGGQNERIACQVTSVNETKYEWRKNKNVISESNDKFRIQKGEYLEIKEVDESDRGVYECVADVYIRNSNQVTVDFKTRRRNIQVNVVEINGATSSNEPVSSEGPQHSTDKPVVQKTTHYQGVPVTSGTMKPTEPMKYTEDNSGAQDCRPFKVILLSAIVGLIVAL
- the LOC140056725 gene encoding neuroglian-like isoform X2, whose protein sequence is MNYSTIMKALSLILFAVFVLQDTDGSVHVTPVGNFATRKVGEDFKAFCGFTDGTQRPKWQYDGEDIPEGVANSNLTLVQLEITSVQFGNQGNYSCSNDDGNDFIHLYVYQEPEFNGLRTNQTLTVGGQNERIACQVTSVNETKYEWRKNKNVISESNDKFRIQKGEYLEIKEVDESDRGVYECVADVYIRNSNQVTVDFKTRRRNIQVNVVGVPVTSGTMKPTEPMKYTEDNSGAQDCRPFKVILLSAIVGLIVAL